The following DNA comes from Occultella kanbiaonis.
CACGGCGGCGCCGTCGAGCCCCCACCGGGTCGGGTCGCCCAGGGCGCCGCCCAGGATCGCACCGAGGAGGCTGAAGGCGTTCCAGAGCACGTAGATGCCGACCCCGGCGACCCAGAACCCGCGGCGCTGCTCGTCCGGGTCGTCCTGCCCGACGGCGGTCGCGGTGGACTCGTCGATGGTGACGTGGGCGGCGGCCAGCTTGAGCGGCCACCGGGTCCTGAGCATCCGGTTGATCTGGGTGCCGTAGACGGCGTTCCGGAGCCCGAGCAGCGTGGCCGCGCCGAATGCGGCCGAGCCGGTCCCGCCGCCGGAGATCACGCCGATGAAGGCGAACTGGGAGCCGCCGGTGAACATGAGCAGGCTGAGCGCCATCGTCTGGGGCACGCTCAGCCCGGACGCGACCGCGAGGGCTCCGAACGACACGCCGTACAGCCCGGTCGCGACGGCGATCGAGGCGCCGATCCGGACCGCCGGTGACGCCCACAACCTCCGCACCCGGCCAGTGTAGGTGGGCACGCACGCCAACGGGGGTGCGCCCGCGACCACGGCGGTCGCAGCCACACCCCCGGTGGAGAGGTCGGCAGGGCTCGGGCTCAGGTGGCCCGGGCCGACTACTTGCGGCGAACCTCGTCCAGGACGGCCAGGCGCTGGCGGTACTCCTGTTCGTCGATCTCGCCGCCGGCGAACCGCTCGGCGAGCCGGGACCGCCCGGCTCCCACGCCGCTGCGGGCCTCGGCCCAGCGGCGGCGGCCGAACCGGCCGACCAGCAAGATCACGGTCACGATGACGAGGAACCAGACGATGGGAAAGACGATCCACCAGCCAGGTCCGCCGCCACCGGCCCACATCGGCCCGTGCTGGGCCGCGATGTCGGTGAGGGTGTTCATGGTGTGCTCCTTCGGTGCGGACTCGATCCCGTGTCTCGGGACGTGATCGATCCTCGCGATCGCGGGCCGCCACGTCGTCGGGCGGGGGAGGACACTTCGGCTGCGTCGCCGGAACCACGCGGTGCCCGCGTGAGTACCCCGGCGGGAGTACGCGACCCCGCCACCGGTCAGGGCGCCCAGCCGGGCCGGACCAGGCCGGTCTCGTAGGCGAGCACGACGAGCTGGGCGCGGTCGCGGGCACCGACCTTGATCATGGCGCGGGAGACGTGCGTCTTCGCCGTGGCGGGGCTGAGCACCAGCCGGGACGCGATCTCGTCGTTGCTCAGGCCCTCGCCGACGAGCGCCACCACCTCGCGCTCGCGGTCGGTGAGCCGGTCCAGTCGGCCGGTCGGCGCGGCCGCGCGGCTGCGCTGCGCGAACTCCCCGATGAGCCGGCGGGTGACCGAGGGTGACAGCAGCGCGTCACCGTCCGCGACGGCGCGGATGGCGGCGAGCAGGTCCACCGGTTCGGTGTCCTTGACCAGGAAGCCGCTCGCGCCCTGCCGGATCGCCTCGAACACGTACTCGTCGAGCTCGAACGTGGTCAGGATGATGATCCGGGTCTCGCCCAGGTCCGCGTCGGCGGTGATCCGGGCGGTCGCCTCGAGCCCGTCCAGGCGGGGCATCCGGATGTCCATCAGCACCACGTCCGGCCGGGTGCGGCGCACCACCTCGACGGCGTCGCGGCCGTCACCGGCCTCGCCGACCACCTCCAAGCCGTCCTCGGCGTCGATGAGCGCGCGGAAGCCCGCGCGCAGCAGTGCCTGATCGTCCACCAGCACGACCCGGATCATGAGTGCATCCCCCACGGTAGTTGTGCGACAAGAGCAGCCCCGCCGTCGGGCCCGTCGTCCAGCCGGACCGTGCCGCCGACGGCGGTCGCCCGCTCGGTCATGCCGCGCAGGCCGTTGCCGGGCGCCGGGTCGGGGCCCGGCCCGCGACCGTTGTCGGTGACGGCCAGGTCCAGGGTGCCGGTACCGACGGTGACCCGGACCCGGGCGCGGGTGGCGCCGCTGTGCCGGACCACGTTGGTGATCGCCTCCTGGATGATCCGGAAGCCGACGGCGCCGACGGCGGCGGGCACGTCGTCGAGGTCCCCGTCCACCTCAAGGGTCGTGCTGACGCCCGCCTGGGAGGCCCGGTTGATGAGCGGCGCGAGCCCGGCGAGGTCCGCCGCGGGCGCGCGTGGCGCGTCCTCCCCCTCGGCGCGCAGTACACCGATCAGCGCCCGGAGCTCGGTGAGTGCCTCCTTCGAGGCATCCTTGATCGTGGTCAGCGCGAGTTCCACCTGCTCGGGCCGCCGATCCACCAGGTGCAGGGCGACGCCCGCCTGCACGTTGATCAGGGACATGTGGTGCGCCACCACATCGTGCAGCTCGCGGGCCACCCGGAGCTGATCCTCGCTCGCCCGGCGCCGCTGCGCCTCGGCGCGGGCACGGCGCCATTCCGCCTGCCGGGCCCGGTTGAGCCGGATCAGCTCGCCGACGCCCAGGACGATCAGGCCCCAGGCGACGGTCGCGGTGAGACCGAACCAGGAGAAGTCCTCGTCACGCAGGCCGATCCGGATGAGCTGAACCCCGAGCAGGGCGAGACCGGCGGTCAGCCAGGCGAACGCGCGATGGCCGCGCACCACCGTGACGATCGCCGCGGCGGCGAGGGAGAGGAGGACGGGGCCGTACGGGAAGCCGAGGGCAAGGTAGCCGAGCGTGATCGCGAGGACCGCCAGCAGGACGGCCCGCGGGCGCCGGCGTGCCGCCAGGAGCGCGGCGGGGCCGGCCAGCAGCAGCAGTATCCCGAGCGGCCCGGGCGGTCTGGCGTCCGGCTGGTTGTGCCAGGCACTGAACGTCCCGAACAGCGCGACGACGGCGATCGCCACCGGCCCGAACACGGCCGCGCGGCGACCCCGTCGCAGTCGCGTCTGCTCGTCCCAGGCCCAGGTCACCAGACCACGCTAGGCCGTGCGGGCCTCGGCGTCGTCCGCTGCCGGGTGCAGGCGGGCCTACTCCCCGGGGCGTAGGTCCAGTTCATCCATGAGCCGGCCGAGGAGGTCACTGAACCGGTGGAGGTCCTCCACCCCCCATTCGGTGAGCCGCGCCTGGAGCACCGCGCGCTCGCGGTGGCTGACCGCGTCGTAGCGCGACCGACCCAGTTCGGAGGCCGTGACGAGGAACGCGCGGCCGTCGCTGGGATCCGCCGCCCGCTCCACCAGGCCGAGGTCCTCGAGATGCTTGATGGTGCGACTGGCCACGGCCTTGTCCAGCTCGAGCCGTTCCGCGATGTGCCCCTGCTGAAGGGCGCCCTCGCGGACGACGGTGCCGAGGATCCGGTATCCGAGGATCGACAGGTCCGGGTGGATCCCCAGCGCGCGGCGCCGGAACAGCTGCTTGGCGTGCACGAACAGGTTGGAGAACTGGATCTCCACCTCGTGGATGGCCGCCTGCAGCTCCGGGTCGTCCGGACCCGACGCGGCAGCCGCCACATCGGATCCGGACCTGGTCATGGTGGGCATCCTACTGAGCCGGCATGACCACGCGGGGCTGCTCGCCGCCTCCGGGTCCGTCGCCGTCCGAGGATTCGGTTCGGACGGCGTCGCGAGCGTCACCGACGATCCCGACCCCGGCGCCGGCCGCGGCCACCCCGACGAGCTCCGCCTCGGCCGTGACGGCCTCGTCGAGCTCACGCTCGTGGCGGGTCTGGTTGCTCAGCGGCAGGTTCGGCAACAGCGCCACGGCCACGATGCTCAGCAGCGCGAGGGGCGCGGCGACGAGGAACACGTGGGCGACGGCCTCACCGTAGACCGACTCGATGATCACCTTCACGGACTCGGGCAGGGAGTGCACGGCCGGGATGGTGCCCGCGGCCAGTCCGTCGGCGATCGCCGTGCCCTCGTCGCCGAGGGCCGCGATCGCACCGAAGAGCTCCGTCTGGCGGGCGGCCAGGAGCGCGGTGACCTTGTCCGCCAGGACGGTGCCGAGCACGGCGATGCCGATCGTGCCGCCGAGGCTGCGGAAGAACGCAACGCCGGAGCTGGCCACGCCGATCTCCTCCGGCGGCACCGCGTTCTGCACCACCAGGACGAGGTTCTGCATGACCATGCCGACGCCGGCGCCGAGCATGAACATGTAGATCGAGACCAGGGCGAAGTTGGTGTCGTAGCTGATCGTGCTGAGCAGGAGCATGCCCGCTGTGAACAGGATCGAGCCGAGCACCATGTAGCGCTTCCAGATGCCGGTTCGGGTGATCACGGCGCCGACGACGGCGGAGAGGATCAGCATGCCCGCGGCCATCGGGATCGTCATCAGGCCGGACGCGGTGGCGCTGGCCCCGCGAGCGAGCTGCATGTACTGGGCGAGGAACACGGACGTGCCGAACATCGCCACACCGACGGCGACGGAGCCGAGTACCGCGAACAGGTACGTGCGGTTCCTGAACATGGACATCGGGATGATCGGTTCCTCGGCGCGCAGCTCGACGAACACCAGGGCGACAAGGGCGACGACGGCGCCGCCGACCATCCAGGCCGTGGTGGCCGAGGCCCACTCGAACTGGGTGCCGGCCAGGCTGACCCAGATGAGCAGGAGCGAGACGCCCGCGGCGAGCAGGGCCACCCCGAGGTAGTCGATGCTGACCTTGCGCCGCCTGATCGTGGGCAGGTGCAGGGTCTTCTGCAGCATGACGATCGCGACGATCGCGACCGGGACGCCCACGAAGAAGTTCCAGCGCCAGTTGATCGTGTCCGTGAGGAAACCGCCCAGCAGCGGTCCGCCGACGGTGCCGAGGGCCATCACACCACTGAACAGGCCCATGTACCGGCCGCGCTCACGCGGGCTGACGATGTCCGCCATGACGATCTGCGTCAGGGCCGCCAGGCCACCGGCGCCGAGGCCCTGGACCACGCGCAACGAGATCAGCATCGAGGTGTCCTGGGAGAAGCCCGCGGCGGCCGAGGCCAGCACGAAGATGATGAGCGCCAGCTGCAGCAGGAACTTGCGGTTGAACAGGTCGGCGAGCTTGCCCCAGATCGGGGTCGAGACCGTCGTCGCGAGCAGGGTGGCGGTGATGACCCAGGTGTAGGAGGTCTGCGAGCCGCCGAGGTCGGAGACGATGACCGGCAGGGACGTGCCCACCACGGTGCTGGCGAGCATGGATACGAACATGCCGAGCAGCAGCCCGGTGAGGGCCTGGAGGACCTCGGCGTGCGTCATCCGGGTGGGGGAGTCGTTCGAGGGTGGTGCGGATGTGACGGTGTCGGCTGACCTGCCGGCACTGCTTGCGGTGTTGGTGCTCACGCGAGCGTGCTCCTAAGCGACGAAGAATTAGTTGATCGACAGCAACTATACGTCGATGGTTGAGGTTCATCAACTAAATTTCGTGAGACGCATGTCACGTCCGGTAGGCGCACGGTTCACGCGTTGTCCGTGCGAACTTCATCCCGCCTGGATACCGTCGCCGGAACGCTGGGCCGTGGGGGCCGCTGTCGCTGGAGGGGACGTCCGATGGGTTTGACGATCACGAACGAGGATGCCGCCGGATGGGCGCAGGCCACCTGGCCGCTCGGGGCCGAGTGGGACGAGGCCACCGGCACCGCCTCGTTCGCCGTCCATGCACCGCTCGCCAGCCGGGTGCTCCTGGAGTTCTATCCCGAGGCGGTCGGCGCGGACGCGGCCGCCGACGCGGTGATGGCTCGCTGCGCGGACGGTGTCTGGCGGGCCAGGATCGGCGGCATCGAACCGGGCGCTCTCTACGCGTTCCGCGTCTGGGGACCGGGATGGGACGTGGCGCAGGACTGGACCCGCGGGGACAGCAGCGCCGGATTCAGCGCTGACTTCGACGAGGTCGGGAACCGCTTCAATCCGAACAAGGTGGTGTTCGACCCGTATGCGCGGGAGATCAGCCACAACTTGTCGCACCGCGCGCTCGCCGGCCGCCAGGGCGCCGCGGAGGTCCTCGGCACCGGCGGCGAGATCGTGCGGGGCAGGCCGCGACGCGAGCTCGACTCGGGCCGATGGGCGCCGAAGGCCGTCCTCGTGCACGACCAGACGCCCACCGGTGTGCGACCCCGGCGCCGCGCCGAGGACGCCGTGATCTGCGAGACGCATGTGCGCACGGCGACGGCGCACCCTTCGGCAGGTGCGCTGCGGGCGACTCTGGCGGGCGTGCCCGGGTTCGAGGACGTGGTGGACATCCCCGAGGAGCTCCGCGGCACCTACGCGGGGCTAGGGTTGCTCGCGCCGTACCTGCGCGCTGCCGGATTCACCACCGTGGAGCTGCTGCCCGTGCACGCGTCGGACACCACGGCCGTGCCGGGTGACGCAGGCACCTCGAACTACTGGGGCTACCAGACGCTCGCCTTCTTCGCGCCGAACCGGGACTATGCGCACGACCAACGGCCGGGCGGTCCGACCCACGAGTTCAAGGCGATGGTCCGGGCGTTCCACGACCATGGACTCGAGGTGTACCTCGACGTGGTCTACAACCACACCGGTGAGGGCGGGCACTGGGCCGGCGACCTGCACACCACCGGGTTCACCTCCCTCGGCCATTTCGCGACCGCCGAGTACTACTCGATGACGGACGAGCATCGCCTGATCGACGGCGCGACCGGCACCTCGAACCAGGTGAACCACTCCTCGCCGGCCAGTCAGGCCCTCGTCCTGGACTCGTTGCGGTACTGGGTCGACGAGATGGACGTGGACGGCTTCCGGTTCGACCTCGCCACCGTGCTCGGCCGGACCCCGAGCGCCTTCGAGCGTGAGGACTGGCAGGCTCAGCGCCGGTTCTTCACCGAGCACCCGCTGCTGATCCGGATCGCGGAGTTCGCCCGGCGCCGGCACGTCGAGGTGATCGCGGAGGCCTGGGACCTGTGGGGCTACGAGGTGGGCAACTTCCCGCCGGGCTGGGGTGAGTGGAACGGGCGCTACCGGGACGCCATGCGCGGGTATCTCAAGGGCGATGGCAACGTCGCCGAGTTCATGCGCACGTTCAACGGCGACCACCGCCACTTCGCCGACCAGGGCGGCGCGCAGCGCTCGATCAACTTCATCACGGCGCACGACGGGTTCACCCTGATGGACCTGGTCAGCTACCCGGCCAAGGTGAACGACTCGCCGCCGCCGTTCGGACCGTCCGACGGCGGCAGCGACGACAACAAGTCGTGGGACTCCGGCGGTGACCATGCCCTGCGCCGCGCCCGCCTGCGCAACTTCTGGGCGATCCTGTTCCTCTCCCGCGGGGTGCCGATGGCCGTCTCCGGCGACGAGTTCGGACGCACCCAGAACGGGAACAACAACCCGTGGAGCCTGAACTCCATCGGGATCTGGAACAACTACGGGATGCTGGCCACGAACGCCCCGCACCGGGTCGCCGTCGACCCGGCCCGACCCGAGATCGGCTACCACGACAACTTCGCAGCGGCCGCGACGCCGTCGGACGTCAATCCGTACTTCCGGTTCGCGGTCGCGCTCGCGCGGCTGCGCGCAGCCGAGCCGGCGCTGCGGCAGGCGCGCTACGGGGATCTGGACCACGATGACGACGACGTCTCGTACTTCTTCGCCCGGCCCGACGGTTCCGGCGGTCCCGGCGAGGGCGACCGTGCCGTGCGGGTGCACATCGACGGCTCCGGCGTGGGCGGGCACGACTACCTGGTCCTGGTGAACATGACGGCGGCCGAGGTCGGCTTCGCCGTCCCGGAGGACCCGGACGGCGGGGGCTGGCGGCGGATCATCGACACCGCCGCGTGGGCGGAGCCGGAGTTCAACGTGTGGCTGGACGAGGCGGGTGCACCCACCGCCGGCGCGGCCGACGTCGTGGCCGGCTACTCGGTGGCGCCCTGGAGCCTCGCCGTGCTGCGGGCGCACCTGACGACCTGACCCGTCGGCCCGCCAGGGGAGTTCTGCCCGTGGACGACGTCACCGGTGGCCCCGGAGCGGATCATATGATCATGCCGATCTCGCCCCGACCGGAGCCGATCCGTGCCCCGGACCCGACGACCCTGTGAGGCCCCCGTGACGACACCAGCCGGTTGGTTCCCCGATCCGAGCGGCGCCGACCAGCTCCGGTACTGGGACGGTGCCAACTGGTCGGAGCAGGTCGCTGCGAACGGCTCGCAGCCCGGCGGGTTCGGGCAGGCGAGTGCGCCCGCCGGGTACGGGCAGACCAGTGCTGCTGCCGGCGGGTTCGGGCAGGCGAGCGTGGCCCCCGGTCACGGGCCGGCGGATCCGTACGGGCTCGCCACCGGCGGGTACGGGCAGACCGGTGCGAGCGGTGCCTACGGACACAATGGCGCAGGACCGGGCGGCGCCGGACTGTCCGGCTACGCGGCAGCACCGACGGCCTACAGCGGCGACACCACGAGCGCCTACGGCGCGTCAGGCGGGTCAGCCGGAGCCGGCGGGTATGGCGGGTACGGTGCCACGGGTGCCCAGGCCGGTGCACCCGGCAGCGCCGGCTACTACGGCCCGGCCAGCGCGCCTCCGTCCCGGAGCCAGACGCCGGTCATCGTGGCGGTCGCGGTGGCCGCGGTGCTGGCCATCGGCGTCGCCGTGTTCTTCGCCTACGGCGCGCTGACGGCCGTCCCGACGGCCGGCCCGACCGCCACCAGCGAGCCGACCTCGGACCCGACACCCACGCCGACGCCGACGGCGACGCCGACACCCACGCCGACCGCCGCGCCCACGCAGAGCGCCCCGGCGCCGGTGACCCTGGGCGCCACGACCGCCGGCACGCTGCCCGCGGACGGCACCTGGGACGGTGTCGTCACGATCCCAGCCGCAGGGGTGTACGCGTTCATCGGTCATGCGGAGGAGGGCATCGACCTGACGCTCACCCTGCTGGACGGGAGCGGTCAGCAGATCGCGTTCAACGACGACCCGCCCGGCAACGCCGACGTCCTGGTGTCCAACCGCCGTGATCCGCTGCTGGGGTTGTACCTGGAGCCGGGGGAGTACACCGTCCGACTCGAGGAGTACGGCGGCTACGCGACCGACTTCGACTTCACGGCCGCGCTCCTGGACGTG
Coding sequences within:
- a CDS encoding AzlC family ABC transporter permease, giving the protein MRRLWASPAVRIGASIAVATGLYGVSFGALAVASGLSVPQTMALSLLMFTGGSQFAFIGVISGGGTGSAAFGAATLLGLRNAVYGTQINRMLRTRWPLKLAAAHVTIDESTATAVGQDDPDEQRRGFWVAGVGIYVLWNAFSLLGAILGGALGDPTRWGLDGAAVAAFLGLLWPRLKGREPVAIAVVCALVTVLAVPHLPPGVPILVAGLVAAVWGWISHGRADEGLEPDVDPYPSDGHGPADPTHGEVR
- a CDS encoding SHOCT domain-containing protein, whose amino-acid sequence is MNTLTDIAAQHGPMWAGGGGPGWWIVFPIVWFLVIVTVILLVGRFGRRRWAEARSGVGAGRSRLAERFAGGEIDEQEYRQRLAVLDEVRRK
- a CDS encoding response regulator, whose product is MIRVVLVDDQALLRAGFRALIDAEDGLEVVGEAGDGRDAVEVVRRTRPDVVLMDIRMPRLDGLEATARITADADLGETRIIILTTFELDEYVFEAIRQGASGFLVKDTEPVDLLAAIRAVADGDALLSPSVTRRLIGEFAQRSRAAAPTGRLDRLTDREREVVALVGEGLSNDEIASRLVLSPATAKTHVSRAMIKVGARDRAQLVVLAYETGLVRPGWAP
- a CDS encoding sensor histidine kinase; protein product: MTWAWDEQTRLRRGRRAAVFGPVAIAVVALFGTFSAWHNQPDARPPGPLGILLLLAGPAALLAARRRPRAVLLAVLAITLGYLALGFPYGPVLLSLAAAAIVTVVRGHRAFAWLTAGLALLGVQLIRIGLRDEDFSWFGLTATVAWGLIVLGVGELIRLNRARQAEWRRARAEAQRRRASEDQLRVARELHDVVAHHMSLINVQAGVALHLVDRRPEQVELALTTIKDASKEALTELRALIGVLRAEGEDAPRAPAADLAGLAPLINRASQAGVSTTLEVDGDLDDVPAAVGAVGFRIIQEAITNVVRHSGATRARVRVTVGTGTLDLAVTDNGRGPGPDPAPGNGLRGMTERATAVGGTVRLDDGPDGGAALVAQLPWGMHS
- a CDS encoding MarR family winged helix-turn-helix transcriptional regulator, whose product is MTRSGSDVAAAASGPDDPELQAAIHEVEIQFSNLFVHAKQLFRRRALGIHPDLSILGYRILGTVVREGALQQGHIAERLELDKAVASRTIKHLEDLGLVERAADPSDGRAFLVTASELGRSRYDAVSHRERAVLQARLTEWGVEDLHRFSDLLGRLMDELDLRPGE
- a CDS encoding MDR family MFS transporter translates to MTHAEVLQALTGLLLGMFVSMLASTVVGTSLPVIVSDLGGSQTSYTWVITATLLATTVSTPIWGKLADLFNRKFLLQLALIIFVLASAAAGFSQDTSMLISLRVVQGLGAGGLAALTQIVMADIVSPRERGRYMGLFSGVMALGTVGGPLLGGFLTDTINWRWNFFVGVPVAIVAIVMLQKTLHLPTIRRRKVSIDYLGVALLAAGVSLLLIWVSLAGTQFEWASATTAWMVGGAVVALVALVFVELRAEEPIIPMSMFRNRTYLFAVLGSVAVGVAMFGTSVFLAQYMQLARGASATASGLMTIPMAAGMLILSAVVGAVITRTGIWKRYMVLGSILFTAGMLLLSTISYDTNFALVSIYMFMLGAGVGMVMQNLVLVVQNAVPPEEIGVASSGVAFFRSLGGTIGIAVLGTVLADKVTALLAARQTELFGAIAALGDEGTAIADGLAAGTIPAVHSLPESVKVIIESVYGEAVAHVFLVAAPLALLSIVAVALLPNLPLSNQTRHERELDEAVTAEAELVGVAAAGAGVGIVGDARDAVRTESSDGDGPGGGEQPRVVMPAQ
- a CDS encoding alpha-amylase family glycosyl hydrolase yields the protein MGLTITNEDAAGWAQATWPLGAEWDEATGTASFAVHAPLASRVLLEFYPEAVGADAAADAVMARCADGVWRARIGGIEPGALYAFRVWGPGWDVAQDWTRGDSSAGFSADFDEVGNRFNPNKVVFDPYAREISHNLSHRALAGRQGAAEVLGTGGEIVRGRPRRELDSGRWAPKAVLVHDQTPTGVRPRRRAEDAVICETHVRTATAHPSAGALRATLAGVPGFEDVVDIPEELRGTYAGLGLLAPYLRAAGFTTVELLPVHASDTTAVPGDAGTSNYWGYQTLAFFAPNRDYAHDQRPGGPTHEFKAMVRAFHDHGLEVYLDVVYNHTGEGGHWAGDLHTTGFTSLGHFATAEYYSMTDEHRLIDGATGTSNQVNHSSPASQALVLDSLRYWVDEMDVDGFRFDLATVLGRTPSAFEREDWQAQRRFFTEHPLLIRIAEFARRRHVEVIAEAWDLWGYEVGNFPPGWGEWNGRYRDAMRGYLKGDGNVAEFMRTFNGDHRHFADQGGAQRSINFITAHDGFTLMDLVSYPAKVNDSPPPFGPSDGGSDDNKSWDSGGDHALRRARLRNFWAILFLSRGVPMAVSGDEFGRTQNGNNNPWSLNSIGIWNNYGMLATNAPHRVAVDPARPEIGYHDNFAAAATPSDVNPYFRFAVALARLRAAEPALRQARYGDLDHDDDDVSYFFARPDGSGGPGEGDRAVRVHIDGSGVGGHDYLVLVNMTAAEVGFAVPEDPDGGGWRRIIDTAAWAEPEFNVWLDEAGAPTAGAADVVAGYSVAPWSLAVLRAHLTT
- a CDS encoding DUF2510 domain-containing protein — encoded protein: MTTPAGWFPDPSGADQLRYWDGANWSEQVAANGSQPGGFGQASAPAGYGQTSAAAGGFGQASVAPGHGPADPYGLATGGYGQTGASGAYGHNGAGPGGAGLSGYAAAPTAYSGDTTSAYGASGGSAGAGGYGGYGATGAQAGAPGSAGYYGPASAPPSRSQTPVIVAVAVAAVLAIGVAVFFAYGALTAVPTAGPTATSEPTSDPTPTPTPTATPTPTPTAAPTQSAPAPVTLGATTAGTLPADGTWDGVVTIPAAGVYAFIGHAEEGIDLTLTLLDGSGQQIAFNDDPPGNADVLVSNRRDPLLGLYLEPGEYTVRLEEYGGYATDFDFTAALLDVVTEIPPDATHSIAIPEDNVWLGYVPVSATGMVTVDVRTTTDADPVLTVISPDGTYQDQDDRGSESAAQYGGNQWDPYLTFPVEPGVYLVMVSDWTGAESEASIAVTVD